The DNA region CTCTAAAGTTATTTAGTTTCAGTAGCAGACTGAGCTTTACGCTTAGTCACTTCAGTATTTAATCGGGCAATATTTCTCCTAACCTTCCTGATGCGGCTTGGATTCTCTATAGCCGAAATTGTATGCGCAAACTTTAACTTTACTAAGTTCTCTGTCTCTTCTGCAATCCTGGCTACTAGCTCTTCTTGTGAAAGCCCTGTAATTTCTGAGTTCTTCATTTTATTAATTTTTATATTGTGGGTCCAGCGGTTATAATAACAAGTTACTTACAACATTCAACCCATCCTTTTTTATGCCTCTACGTAATCTCTACGTACTACAAATTTTGTCTGGATCGGTAATTTCTGAGCTGCTAAACGCATTGCTTCTTTGGCAATTTCCAAAGGAACACCTTCAGCTTCAAAAATAATACGTCCGGGTCTAACAACGGCTACCCAATACTCAGGTGCACCTTTACCTTTACCCATACGTACCTCAGCAGGTTTCTTAGTTACCGGTTTGTCCGGGAATATTCTAATCCATACCTGACCTTCACGTTTCATGAAACGAGTTACCGCGATACGGGCTGCCTCTATCTGGCGACTGGTGATCCAGGTCGACTCTAGAGATTTGATCCCGAAAGATCCGAATGACAATTCAGCACCACGAGTTGCTAAACCTTTCATTCTGCCCTTTTGCATCTTTCTGAACTTCGTTCTTTTTGGCTGTAACATTTTATTCTAATATTATCGTTAAACGATCTGTTAACTAATTATTTACGAGGACCTCTGTTTTGAGAATTTCCACCTCTATTATCTCTACCGGCACCAGGACCGCCTTGACCAGGGCCTCTTCCGCCACGATTTCCTCCGCGGTTATCGTTTCTTCTGTCGCCACCGCCACGGTTGTCTCTGTCTCTTCCACCACCGAAAGCACCTTCTGGCCTGCCACCTTTGCCCGGAGCATTGCCCGTTGAGCCGATGTTAGGAGAAAGGTCACGTTTACCGTAAACCTCACCTTTACAGATCCATACTTTAACGCCTATTTTACCATAAGTAGTCAAAGCTTCTGCCAGTGCATAGTCAATGTCTGCACGGAAAGTATGCAAAGGAATTCTTCCTTCTTTATACTGTTCGCTACGAGCCATCTCAGCACCACCTAAACGACCAGAAGTCATAATTTTGATACCTTCAGCACCCATACGCATAGTTGATGCGATAGTAGATTTCATTGCCCTACGGAATGAGATCCTTGCCTCTAATTGTTTTGCAACACCTTCTGCTACCAGTTGTGCGTCAAGTTCAGGACGTTTGATCTCAAAAATGTTGATCTGAATTTCCTTTTTAGTCAATTTTTTCAACTCTTCCTTGATCTTGTCAACTTCCTGTCCTGCTTTACCGATTACAATACCCGGACGGGCAGTGTGAATCGTAACAGTGATACGTTTTAACGTACGCTCGATTACCACTTTA from Pedobacter africanus includes:
- the rpmC gene encoding 50S ribosomal protein L29; translation: MKNSEITGLSQEELVARIAEETENLVKLKFAHTISAIENPSRIRKVRRNIARLNTEVTKRKAQSATETK
- the rplP gene encoding 50S ribosomal protein L16; translation: MLQPKRTKFRKMQKGRMKGLATRGAELSFGSFGIKSLESTWITSRQIEAARIAVTRFMKREGQVWIRIFPDKPVTKKPAEVRMGKGKGAPEYWVAVVRPGRIIFEAEGVPLEIAKEAMRLAAQKLPIQTKFVVRRDYVEA
- the rpsC gene encoding 30S ribosomal protein S3; this encodes MGQKAHPIGNRLGIIKGWDSNWFGGNNYADKLVEDEKIRKYLSARIAKGGVAKVVIERTLKRITVTIHTARPGIVIGKAGQEVDKIKEELKKLTKKEIQINIFEIKRPELDAQLVAEGVAKQLEARISFRRAMKSTIASTMRMGAEGIKIMTSGRLGGAEMARSEQYKEGRIPLHTFRADIDYALAEALTTYGKIGVKVWICKGEVYGKRDLSPNIGSTGNAPGKGGRPEGAFGGGRDRDNRGGGDRRNDNRGGNRGGRGPGQGGPGAGRDNRGGNSQNRGPRK